In Hydractinia symbiolongicarpus strain clone_291-10 chromosome 15, HSymV2.1, whole genome shotgun sequence, one DNA window encodes the following:
- the LOC130629151 gene encoding uncharacterized protein LOC130629151: protein MVKVIQNENTIELKRLLSIHPNIVHMRDGIADTLLMMTAEYTDNSSIVNIFIEYGCDVWAMNNKYNYNAYHIAALYNHHKILDTLCRHDVTNINRGAGDNLTPLHHAAYRGNISCVDVLLRHNNIDVAVKDRRGLTAYDMAGSLMNKQNRDEIRKMIKDYEKSRKESRE, encoded by the exons aTGGTGAAAGTTATCCAAAACGAAAATACAATTGAGTTAAAAAGACTTCTCTCAATCCACCCAAACATCGTCCATATGAGAGATGGAATTGCAGATACACTATTGATGATGACAGCAGAATACACTGACAATTCATCAATAGTGAACATTTTCATCGAATATGGATGTGATGTTTGGGCCATGAATAATAAATACAACTACAACGCTTATCATATCGCAGCATTGTATAATCATCACAAAATATTAGACACGTTATGTCGTCATGATGTAACAAACATCAACCGTGGAGCTGGTGACAACTTGACACCATTACATCATGCTGCATATCGTGGAAACATCTcatgtgttgatgttttgttACGTCATAATAATATTGATGTGGCGGTTAAAGATAGACGGGGACTAACTGCGTATGATATGGCTGGAAGTTTGATGAATAAACAAAATCGTGACGAAATAAGAAAGATGATTAAAGATTACGAAAA gtCAAGAAAAGAATCGAGAGAATAA